Proteins from a genomic interval of Sphingobacterium lactis:
- a CDS encoding DUF3078 domain-containing protein, with the protein MHIKFYLLPVFILSLGAIKVQAQDLRELRVKPDSTISNNVDGDALTIKNINVPIPKLDLQVNYWKHWTKVGINFNQAQFSENWSLGGLNSYAIGGILWHKSEFNRNNFNFTSEIDMKYGKVKNEGQLAKPNNDRIFWDNKLSYKLAKSWAVYLALTYETQFDNAFLYGKDVNGDEIITGLKSSFMAPGYFTESFGLEYKPDQTFSLRFGTGTARQTLILDDRLKPRNARDYYEKYGRYPNPDDVTKGTGEIFGVKEGRTFKNELAFQLTADLNRNLSKNLNLKARYNLFADYEDINDPAHRLDATLTAKITSLINVGLGGTVLYDSALDGKVQWNQMLSMGLLLNLPK; encoded by the coding sequence ATGCATATTAAATTTTACCTATTACCTGTCTTCATTCTTTCTTTGGGCGCTATTAAGGTGCAGGCGCAAGATTTGCGGGAACTGCGCGTAAAACCGGATAGCACGATTTCAAACAATGTCGACGGCGATGCCTTGACCATAAAGAACATCAACGTTCCAATTCCCAAGCTGGACCTGCAGGTTAACTATTGGAAGCATTGGACAAAAGTAGGTATCAATTTCAACCAAGCGCAATTCAGTGAAAACTGGAGCCTGGGGGGATTGAACTCCTATGCCATCGGGGGAATCCTGTGGCACAAATCGGAGTTTAACCGCAACAACTTCAACTTTACATCCGAAATCGACATGAAATACGGTAAAGTGAAGAATGAAGGCCAATTAGCAAAACCGAACAACGACCGTATATTCTGGGATAATAAACTTTCCTATAAATTGGCGAAATCATGGGCGGTCTATTTGGCGTTGACCTATGAGACGCAGTTTGACAATGCCTTTCTCTATGGCAAGGATGTGAACGGCGATGAGATCATTACCGGATTGAAATCTTCCTTTATGGCACCGGGGTATTTTACGGAATCCTTCGGTTTGGAGTACAAGCCTGATCAGACCTTCTCGCTACGTTTCGGTACGGGTACTGCGCGACAGACCTTGATCCTGGACGATCGCCTGAAGCCACGCAATGCACGCGACTATTACGAGAAGTACGGACGCTACCCGAATCCGGATGATGTCACCAAAGGAACCGGTGAAATCTTCGGTGTAAAAGAGGGCAGAACGTTCAAGAATGAACTCGCATTCCAGCTGACTGCGGATCTAAACCGTAATCTTTCCAAAAACCTGAATCTTAAAGCACGTTATAACCTGTTTGCAGACTATGAGGACATCAATGATCCTGCACACCGTTTGGATGCAACCCTGACCGCCAAAATCACTTCTTTGATAAATGTTGGCCTGGGAGGTACTGTTTTATATGATTCTGCGTTAGATGGTAAAGTACAGTGGAACCAAATGCTTTCCATGGGATTGCTATTAAATTTACCAAAATAA
- a CDS encoding glucosaminidase domain-containing protein — MKKFILASLILALFFVSCGTKRSSTVKHPAGKTSSSSSSSSSGNRGTSMSGLAYIDRYKGIAIEEMNKYGIPASIKLAQAILESGNGNSYLATNANNHFGIKCGGSWSGRSVNRPDDTANDCFRVYNDPEQSFRDHSQFLLRKRYEKLFTLRKDDYKGWARGLKAAGYATNPRYPELLIDLIERYDLQQYDRAEQPAEAIARVEKVEEVIEIKKEVEPEVPVEEIKKPVVMKIYEVKIGDTLSAIARQNNVSVEDIKQWNGLSVDNVYQGQLLVVSK; from the coding sequence ATGAAGAAGTTTATTTTGGCCAGTTTAATATTGGCCTTATTTTTTGTTTCATGTGGAACTAAAAGATCCTCAACGGTTAAGCATCCCGCTGGGAAAACCAGCAGTTCCAGTAGCAGTTCTTCTTCCGGCAACCGTGGAACTTCCATGAGTGGGCTGGCCTATATCGACCGGTATAAAGGCATCGCCATCGAGGAAATGAACAAGTACGGCATCCCTGCCAGCATCAAGCTTGCACAGGCGATCCTGGAATCCGGAAATGGAAACAGCTACCTGGCAACAAATGCAAACAATCACTTCGGCATCAAGTGTGGCGGTTCCTGGTCAGGACGCTCCGTCAATAGACCCGATGATACCGCAAACGACTGCTTCCGTGTATATAACGATCCGGAACAATCCTTCCGGGACCACTCGCAGTTCCTGCTCCGCAAACGCTACGAAAAACTATTCACCCTACGCAAGGATGATTATAAAGGCTGGGCTAGAGGCCTCAAAGCGGCAGGATATGCCACCAACCCGCGCTATCCCGAATTGTTGATCGACCTGATCGAACGGTATGACCTGCAGCAATACGATCGCGCAGAGCAACCCGCAGAAGCGATCGCTCGCGTGGAGAAGGTGGAAGAGGTCATCGAGATCAAGAAAGAAGTAGAACCGGAAGTGCCCGTTGAAGAAATCAAGAAACCCGTGGTCATGAAGATCTATGAGGTGAAAATCGGTGATACTTTGTCGGCTATTGCCCGTCAGAACAATGTTTCCGTTGAAGATATCAAACAATGGAACGGCCTTTCCGTAGATAATGTCTACCAAGGGCAGCTGTTGGTCGTATCAAAATAG
- a CDS encoding glycoside hydrolase family 73 protein: MLKHCRKILAVCILTVLTTFGLQAQDYTTRTYIEKHSPAAQKLMRETGVPASVILAVAIHESAYGNSRIARYLNNHFGIKGKNNSTKIRSAYKGYGSVLDSYRDFVGLLQRRKATKPLFDNHSSSDYKGWVKGIARSGYSETGDWSRKVISTIDRYNLEKYDEKVSLN, translated from the coding sequence ATGCTAAAACATTGTAGAAAGATTCTTGCAGTATGTATACTTACTGTATTGACTACATTCGGGCTTCAAGCCCAAGACTACACCACCAGGACTTACATTGAAAAGCACAGTCCTGCTGCACAGAAATTAATGCGTGAGACAGGGGTTCCTGCATCGGTTATCTTAGCTGTTGCGATCCACGAAAGCGCATACGGGAACAGTAGAATTGCCCGTTACCTGAACAACCACTTCGGCATCAAGGGCAAGAACAACAGCACCAAGATCCGTTCCGCTTACAAAGGCTATGGTTCCGTTCTGGATTCTTACCGTGATTTTGTCGGCCTGCTTCAGCGCAGAAAAGCAACAAAGCCGTTATTCGACAATCATTCCTCATCGGATTATAAAGGCTGGGTAAAAGGGATCGCACGATCCGGTTACTCCGAAACCGGCGACTGGTCGCGCAAGGTGATCTCCACCATTGACCGTTACAACCTGGAGAAATACGACGAAAAGGTAAGTCTTAACTAA
- a CDS encoding O-methyltransferase, with amino-acid sequence MFLESEQLNSYLEDTTDEESSLLKKVNRETYLKETMPHMLSGHFQGRVLSMMSKLQQPRLALEIGTFTGYATLCLAEGLAEDGILHTIDINEEQQVRVQGYFDASPYGEQIKYHIGDAAEVIPGITGEFDLIFIDADKKRNLYYFETLIDRVRPGGLILLDNVLWKGKVFEANPDKQTQQVIELNQKLAADNRVEKLILPIRDGLFVLRKK; translated from the coding sequence ATGTTTTTAGAGTCCGAACAACTGAACAGCTATCTGGAAGATACTACCGACGAAGAATCTTCGTTGTTAAAAAAGGTCAATCGAGAGACCTATCTGAAGGAGACAATGCCGCACATGTTGTCGGGACATTTTCAAGGTCGGGTCTTGTCGATGATGAGCAAATTGCAACAACCGCGACTGGCTTTGGAGATTGGGACTTTTACAGGATATGCCACCTTGTGTTTGGCTGAGGGGTTAGCGGAGGATGGCATCTTACACACGATCGACATTAATGAAGAACAGCAAGTGCGCGTTCAGGGGTATTTTGATGCTTCACCTTATGGGGAGCAGATTAAGTACCACATTGGAGATGCTGCGGAGGTGATTCCAGGAATCACTGGAGAGTTTGACTTGATCTTCATCGATGCTGATAAAAAGCGGAACCTGTATTACTTCGAGACATTGATCGATAGGGTTCGCCCGGGCGGTCTGATCCTTTTGGACAATGTCCTATGGAAGGGCAAGGTTTTCGAGGCAAATCCGGATAAACAGACACAACAAGTGATTGAATTAAATCAAAAACTGGCAGCGGACAACCGCGTAGAGAAGTTGATCCTGCCGATACGTGATGGGCTTTTTGTGCTACGCAAAAAGTAG
- the folE gene encoding GTP cyclohydrolase I FolE, translated as MSKIQQFDEAEQEGYLKIDQYNEKAVERIAEHYTDILEAIGEDPTREGLIKTPERVAKALQFLTHGYGVDPAEVLRGAMFQEEYSQMVVVKDIEVYSMCEHHMLPFFGKAHIAYIPNGHIVGLSKIPRVVDIFARRLQVQERLTNEIRDCIQETLNPAGVAVVIECKHMCMAMRGVQKQNSVTTTSAFTGAFQNDVTRSEFLRLITASLG; from the coding sequence ATGAGTAAAATTCAACAATTTGATGAAGCAGAACAGGAAGGTTACTTAAAAATCGACCAATACAACGAAAAGGCTGTTGAACGAATTGCAGAACATTATACGGATATTTTAGAAGCCATTGGTGAGGACCCTACGCGCGAAGGCCTGATCAAGACGCCAGAGCGGGTTGCAAAAGCTTTGCAGTTCCTGACACATGGCTATGGCGTGGATCCCGCAGAAGTACTGCGCGGTGCTATGTTCCAGGAAGAGTACAGCCAAATGGTCGTGGTTAAAGATATTGAGGTATACTCCATGTGCGAACATCATATGCTACCGTTTTTCGGAAAGGCACATATTGCCTACATTCCGAATGGCCATATCGTAGGCCTGAGCAAGATTCCGCGTGTGGTGGATATTTTCGCGAGAAGGCTACAGGTTCAGGAGCGTTTAACGAATGAAATTCGCGACTGTATCCAGGAAACCCTTAACCCAGCAGGCGTTGCTGTGGTTATTGAATGTAAGCACATGTGCATGGCCATGCGCGGCGTGCAGAAACAGAACTCTGTAACGACGACATCTGCCTTTACGGGTGCATTCCAGAATGATGTAACACGTTCTGAATTCCTGCGCCTGATCACGGCTTCTTTAGGCTAA
- a CDS encoding 6-pyruvoyl trahydropterin synthase family protein: MIYITRRERFNAAHKLYREDWSLEENEKVFGNCSNPNWHGHNYDLFVTVKGHINPETGFLIDLKVMKDIIIREVIDKLDHKNVNLDVDFMKGKMASTEVIAVEIFNILKPFFDKENVILHVVRLHETENNYVEYFGE, from the coding sequence ATGATATATATTACACGACGTGAACGCTTTAACGCAGCCCACAAACTTTATCGTGAAGATTGGTCATTGGAAGAAAATGAGAAGGTTTTTGGCAACTGTTCCAACCCAAACTGGCATGGACACAACTACGACCTTTTTGTTACCGTAAAAGGACATATCAACCCGGAAACAGGTTTCTTGATTGACCTGAAGGTGATGAAGGATATCATCATTCGTGAGGTCATCGATAAATTGGATCATAAGAACGTCAATTTGGATGTTGACTTCATGAAAGGAAAGATGGCTTCGACCGAAGTTATCGCTGTGGAGATCTTCAATATCCTGAAACCATTCTTCGATAAGGAAAATGTAATCCTCCATGTGGTGAGATTACACGAAACAGAGAACAATTATGTCGAATATTTCGGCGAATAA
- the mqnB gene encoding futalosine hydrolase has protein sequence MKTLIVAATEMEIAASIPALVENRMDYLVTGVGMLATAFSMGQNLRERQFDLLVNVGIAGSFQAQHTLGSLFKVRKDHVYEFGAENDREFIPIDQMGFGSSIYSERLPERPMSAAFYQLPYIDGITVNKVHGSEEGIRRVFEQHGPNTIESMEGAAFFYAAQKHGLPCIQVRSISNWVEKRNVERWNIPLAIKALNEWLIAFAQEHAQK, from the coding sequence ATGAAAACTCTAATCGTAGCAGCCACAGAGATGGAAATTGCAGCGTCCATTCCTGCACTTGTAGAAAATCGGATGGATTATTTAGTAACGGGTGTGGGTATGCTGGCCACTGCTTTCAGTATGGGACAAAACCTACGTGAACGGCAATTTGACCTGCTTGTCAATGTGGGTATTGCAGGTTCTTTTCAAGCCCAGCACACCTTGGGTAGCCTCTTCAAGGTCCGCAAGGATCATGTGTATGAATTCGGTGCTGAAAATGACCGGGAGTTTATCCCTATCGATCAGATGGGGTTTGGCAGTTCCATCTACAGCGAACGACTGCCTGAGCGCCCCATGTCTGCTGCCTTTTACCAGCTACCCTATATCGACGGTATTACCGTGAACAAGGTCCATGGTTCCGAGGAGGGTATACGACGGGTATTCGAACAGCATGGACCCAATACCATTGAAAGCATGGAGGGTGCAGCGTTCTTCTATGCCGCCCAAAAGCACGGGCTTCCCTGCATCCAGGTACGCAGCATTTCCAATTGGGTCGAGAAACGTAATGTTGAGCGCTGGAATATCCCCTTAGCGATAAAGGCATTAAATGAATGGTTGATTGCTTTCGCTCAGGAGCATGCTCAGAAATAA
- a CDS encoding pyruvate dehydrogenase complex E1 component subunit beta gives MREIQFREALREAMNEEMRKDETIFLMGEEVAEYNGAYKVSQGMLDEFGAKRVIDTPIAELGFAGIGVGAAMNGLKPIIEFMTFNFSLVAIDQVINAAAKIRQMSGGQFSCPIVFRGPTGNAGQLAAQHSQNFENWFANTPGLKVVVPSNPYDAKGLLKSSIIDPDPVIFMESEVMYGDKGEVPEEEYYLPIGKANVIQEGNDVTIVSFGKMIPRVVIPAVAELQKEGISVELIDLRSVRPIDYPAILESVKKTNRLVIVEEAWPLASISSEITFHVQKNAFDYLDAPIIRVTSADVPLGYAPTLVEATLPSIEKVVKAVIDVSYIKK, from the coding sequence ATGAGAGAAATACAATTCAGAGAAGCGCTTCGTGAAGCAATGAACGAAGAAATGCGTAAAGACGAAACAATCTTTTTAATGGGCGAGGAAGTCGCTGAATATAATGGAGCCTACAAAGTGAGTCAAGGTATGCTTGATGAATTTGGCGCTAAACGTGTAATCGACACGCCTATTGCTGAGCTTGGATTTGCGGGTATTGGTGTTGGTGCAGCCATGAACGGTTTAAAACCGATCATTGAGTTCATGACATTCAACTTCTCCCTAGTTGCTATTGACCAAGTGATCAATGCGGCAGCAAAAATCCGCCAGATGAGTGGTGGTCAGTTTTCCTGCCCGATTGTATTTAGAGGACCTACAGGTAATGCAGGCCAATTGGCGGCACAGCACTCACAGAACTTCGAAAACTGGTTTGCAAATACTCCAGGTCTGAAAGTAGTTGTTCCTTCAAACCCTTACGATGCGAAAGGATTATTGAAATCCTCGATCATCGATCCAGATCCAGTAATTTTCATGGAGTCGGAAGTGATGTACGGTGATAAAGGAGAAGTGCCTGAAGAAGAGTACTACCTTCCAATTGGTAAAGCGAACGTAATCCAAGAGGGTAACGACGTGACAATTGTATCATTTGGTAAAATGATCCCTCGTGTTGTGATCCCTGCGGTAGCAGAATTGCAAAAAGAAGGAATCAGTGTAGAATTGATCGACTTGCGTTCCGTACGCCCGATCGACTACCCTGCGATCTTGGAGTCTGTTAAGAAAACCAATCGTTTGGTTATCGTTGAAGAAGCATGGCCATTGGCTTCCATTTCTTCGGAAATCACTTTCCATGTACAAAAGAACGCCTTCGATTATTTGGACGCGCCAATTATCCGCGTTACATCAGCAGATGTGCCTTTGGGCTATGCCCCTACGTTGGTTGAAGCGACCCTTCCAAGCATCGAAAAGGTAGTAAAAGCGGTGATAGACGTTTCTTACATCAAAAAATAA
- a CDS encoding DUF6263 family protein — MKKLFVLFMFSTAVICTKAQEVNFKLKMPLNQPLKSVVTMKMDMEGEQSMIMDMVTKSTIAATKFENQNYTFENITDAIKMDMDAGVMTMSYDSEKPTEDPMAEMLAAQMKPLIGKKITMILDEKGKMIETNTDEIEGSENPYENMGMTATYPDKPVKVGDTWTSEAENKGMKTKLTNKYVAKTADGHVVETAGDLFNEKEEKIGTMKSTYTVDPETFFTKTATVNMEMDVEGKKVKMNMQMDIQK; from the coding sequence ATGAAAAAATTATTTGTGCTATTTATGTTTTCAACAGCTGTGATCTGTACGAAAGCGCAAGAAGTAAACTTTAAACTTAAAATGCCCCTGAATCAGCCGTTGAAATCCGTGGTGACAATGAAAATGGATATGGAGGGTGAGCAATCCATGATTATGGATATGGTAACGAAATCAACAATTGCGGCAACGAAGTTCGAAAACCAGAACTATACCTTTGAGAATATAACGGACGCGATTAAGATGGATATGGATGCAGGTGTCATGACAATGAGCTATGACTCTGAGAAACCTACCGAAGACCCAATGGCGGAAATGTTAGCCGCACAGATGAAACCTTTGATCGGCAAAAAGATCACCATGATCCTGGATGAAAAAGGAAAGATGATCGAAACCAACACCGATGAGATTGAAGGTTCGGAAAATCCTTACGAGAATATGGGTATGACCGCTACGTATCCGGACAAACCTGTAAAGGTTGGTGATACCTGGACTTCTGAAGCCGAAAATAAAGGCATGAAGACCAAATTGACGAACAAGTATGTTGCTAAAACAGCGGATGGCCACGTGGTAGAAACGGCTGGTGACCTATTCAATGAGAAAGAGGAGAAGATCGGCACCATGAAATCAACATATACCGTTGACCCGGAAACATTCTTCACGAAGACCGCAACGGTGAACATGGAAATGGATGTCGAAGGAAAGAAGGTAAAAATGAATATGCAAATGGATATCCAGAAGTAA
- the gcvH gene encoding glycine cleavage system protein GcvH yields MNFPSELKYTKDHEWIRVEGDEAVIGITDFAQRELGDIVFVDINSVGDEVAANEVFGTIEAVKTVSDLFMPVTSTVVAVNDAIDANPELVNSDPYGEGWIIRVKLNNTADVDALMSADDYKAEVNA; encoded by the coding sequence ATGAATTTTCCTTCTGAATTAAAATACACCAAAGATCACGAATGGATTCGTGTGGAAGGTGATGAAGCTGTTATTGGTATTACTGACTTCGCACAGCGCGAATTGGGCGATATCGTATTCGTCGACATCAACAGTGTAGGTGATGAAGTTGCTGCCAACGAAGTTTTCGGTACAATCGAAGCTGTAAAAACGGTTTCTGATCTATTTATGCCTGTTACATCCACAGTGGTTGCAGTAAACGATGCAATCGACGCTAACCCAGAGTTGGTAAACTCCGATCCTTATGGTGAAGGATGGATTATCCGTGTTAAATTGAACAATACTGCAGATGTTGATGCATTGATGTCCGCAGATGATTACAAAGCTGAAGTAAACGCATAA
- a CDS encoding anhydro-N-acetylmuramic acid kinase — protein sequence MNPGIAKLSQIAQKKERLIIGLMSGTSLDGLDIALCRIQSSGTATQLHLERFETMDYRPSFRTNVREIFAKRSIDQQTLCGLNPYIAEVHADLILQALQQWGLKAAAIDLIASHGQTVYHAPQSLTGDRALPNSTLQLGDGDHIAVRTGIITLSDFRQKHLAAGGEGAPLAAYGDYLLFSDPTENRILLNIGGISNFTFLPAQATTAQAYATDLGPGNTMMNQYMEVHFQQEMDKDAALARQGKVIPELLQELQSEDFLKLDFPKTTGPELFNLRFLEQAIQRLRTQELAHADIMATLNHFAASSIIDGIQRATRHLDGFTVYVSGGGLHNPLLLEQIQAAFPGEVHSFTKLGLNPDAKEACLFAVLANETLVGEPSSVSQIKDSPAICMGKISLPY from the coding sequence ATGAATCCTGGTATCGCTAAATTATCGCAAATCGCACAGAAAAAGGAACGTCTCATCATCGGTCTGATGTCCGGCACTTCCCTCGATGGATTGGATATCGCACTGTGCCGCATCCAAAGCAGCGGAACAGCTACCCAACTCCACCTGGAGCGTTTTGAAACCATGGATTACCGCCCTTCCTTCCGGACAAATGTGCGGGAAATATTTGCGAAGCGCAGCATTGATCAACAAACACTTTGTGGGTTAAATCCCTACATTGCGGAAGTACATGCGGACTTGATCCTGCAGGCACTTCAACAGTGGGGATTAAAGGCAGCAGCTATCGATTTAATCGCCAGCCATGGCCAAACCGTATACCATGCACCTCAATCCCTGACCGGAGATCGCGCCTTACCCAACAGTACCCTACAACTGGGCGATGGCGACCATATCGCCGTTCGGACCGGTATCATCACGCTATCGGATTTCCGTCAGAAACACTTGGCTGCCGGAGGTGAAGGCGCTCCATTGGCCGCTTATGGAGATTACCTCCTCTTTAGCGATCCGACCGAGAACCGCATCCTTTTGAATATCGGTGGCATTTCCAATTTTACCTTTCTTCCTGCCCAAGCAACAACTGCACAGGCATACGCAACGGACCTTGGGCCCGGCAACACCATGATGAACCAATACATGGAGGTTCATTTTCAACAGGAAATGGATAAGGATGCTGCATTGGCTCGACAAGGAAAGGTCATTCCGGAGTTACTGCAGGAACTTCAGTCGGAAGATTTTCTAAAACTGGACTTTCCCAAAACGACGGGACCTGAACTGTTCAACTTACGGTTTCTGGAACAGGCAATACAGCGGCTTCGTACGCAGGAGTTAGCACATGCGGACATCATGGCCACACTGAATCATTTTGCTGCAAGCAGTATAATCGATGGAATTCAGCGAGCAACCCGGCATTTGGATGGCTTCACTGTTTATGTGAGTGGTGGCGGTTTGCACAATCCGCTTCTATTGGAGCAGATTCAAGCGGCTTTTCCCGGAGAGGTTCACTCTTTTACAAAATTGGGGTTGAATCCGGATGCCAAGGAAGCGTGCTTATTTGCTGTTCTGGCCAATGAAACGTTGGTAGGAGAACCGTCATCTGTTTCACAAATCAAAGATTCTCCTGCTATCTGTATGGGGAAAATTAGCCTTCCCTACTGA
- a CDS encoding DUF2461 domain-containing protein: MKIEKSTFNFLNDLKENNNREWFQEHKGEYEAALVNVTAFIEQIIDRLSDLDPHINREISAKKCLFRIYRDVRFSKNKDPYKSWFAAGISIDGRKLAGPEYYIHIEPEGTFLAVGYWRPEKQHLEAIRQEIDYSAEDLFKALKEGGWQAEELSAEDRLQRPPNGYAADNPHIELLKHRSFILHKSLGRKEMESPRALETVIGVYASMIPFKNFIHQALDQ, from the coding sequence ATGAAAATCGAAAAATCAACCTTTAATTTCTTAAACGACCTGAAGGAAAACAACAATAGGGAATGGTTCCAAGAGCATAAGGGCGAATACGAAGCGGCACTGGTCAATGTTACGGCATTTATCGAGCAGATCATTGATCGTCTTTCCGATCTAGATCCCCATATCAACCGAGAGATTTCAGCGAAGAAATGTCTGTTCCGGATTTACAGGGATGTCCGTTTTTCCAAGAATAAGGATCCCTATAAAAGTTGGTTTGCTGCGGGCATCTCCATTGATGGCCGAAAGTTGGCGGGTCCGGAATATTATATTCATATTGAACCAGAAGGTACTTTCCTAGCTGTAGGGTATTGGCGTCCCGAAAAACAGCATTTGGAAGCCATCCGTCAGGAAATTGATTACAGTGCTGAGGATCTTTTCAAGGCATTGAAGGAGGGCGGTTGGCAAGCGGAGGAGTTATCCGCAGAAGATAGGCTGCAAAGGCCACCGAATGGCTATGCTGCTGACAACCCCCATATCGAGCTGCTGAAGCACCGCAGCTTCATTCTGCACAAGAGCCTTGGAAGAAAGGAAATGGAGTCTCCACGCGCTCTAGAAACCGTTATAGGCGTGTATGCGTCTATGATTCCGTTCAAGAACTTTATCCACCAAGCTTTGGATCAGTAG
- a CDS encoding phosphatidate cytidylyltransferase, which produces MKTRAITGFFFIIVLVCATIFNQYVFAAFFSLVGVFAAREFFVITTTPETKPLKTVGILIALGLGLLVSGYFLGLSPLAYLAAIVPLFALLFISSLYLKREKPFHDIAYTILGICYGTIPFLFFVGLGFLDGSFNFAVPMGFLIMLWANDTGAYLAGRAFGRTKLFERISPNKTWEGFIGGILLAVAISLSLQYFYGTLSRLEWVCIAVIIGAFGTLGDLVESMLKRSLGIKDSGNILPGHGGFLDRFDGLLMAAPLVYIFLMLI; this is translated from the coding sequence ATGAAAACAAGAGCAATTACAGGATTCTTTTTTATTATCGTGTTGGTATGTGCAACAATCTTCAACCAATACGTTTTTGCTGCGTTCTTCAGTTTGGTAGGCGTCTTTGCTGCACGTGAATTTTTTGTGATTACCACCACCCCAGAGACTAAACCCCTAAAGACTGTTGGGATACTGATAGCCCTAGGGTTGGGCCTGTTGGTTTCCGGTTATTTCTTGGGTTTGAGCCCGCTGGCTTATCTGGCGGCAATTGTACCCTTATTTGCCCTGCTCTTTATTTCCTCGCTTTATCTGAAAAGAGAAAAGCCATTCCATGATATCGCTTATACCATTTTAGGGATCTGTTATGGAACCATACCCTTTCTCTTTTTTGTAGGTCTTGGATTTTTGGACGGGTCATTTAATTTCGCCGTTCCCATGGGTTTCTTGATCATGCTCTGGGCAAATGACACGGGAGCCTATCTTGCGGGAAGGGCATTTGGTCGGACCAAGCTTTTCGAACGGATTAGCCCGAATAAAACCTGGGAAGGCTTTATCGGCGGGATTCTATTGGCTGTAGCGATCAGTTTGAGTCTACAGTATTTCTATGGAACGCTCAGCCGCCTAGAGTGGGTGTGCATTGCCGTGATCATCGGTGCCTTTGGTACCTTGGGGGATCTTGTTGAATCCATGCTAAAGCGGAGCTTGGGGATCAAAGACTCGGGCAATATACTGCCGGGTCATGGTGGCTTTCTGGACCGTTTTGATGGTCTGCTAATGGCAGCTCCATTGGTCTATATCTTTTTAATGCTAATCTAA
- a CDS encoding DUF2007 domain-containing protein, translating to MNPNWTKIKVYTNAVQAEIVKQMLVENNIPAVVLNKQDSSYLFGVIELYVDNDHFAEAAALIDSYGEEDE from the coding sequence ATGAATCCAAATTGGACAAAGATCAAGGTTTATACTAATGCTGTTCAGGCGGAAATCGTCAAACAGATGTTGGTAGAGAACAATATCCCTGCCGTCGTGCTGAACAAACAGGACTCCTCCTATTTATTCGGCGTGATCGAACTGTATGTGGACAATGATCATTTTGCGGAAGCCGCTGCATTGATCGATAGTTATGGAGAAGAAGACGAATAA